A section of the Campylobacter porcelli genome encodes:
- a CDS encoding ArsB/NhaD family transporter, whose product MIYTRAFSVPVWASAALGGFATLIFGVITLADALKVLAMVWDSTFVLVGLIIIAMALEKMGFFDTLASKIILSCARYSDGYRINTLKFFAIMMVFGLFVATFLANDGAILVLTPLMFAIFSKTNQEFNSPLVAFLIFFGFLSDFGSNGLIISNLTNIITAKLFNISFGEYFGSMILAQCFAFIAACVIFWAILIRKLPKVLKFHLPSRQMGKFDFIITFGLLISLPFGSAIFGAMGLPISGFILIVAVIAIMMQKSGKFELFSKAPFGVVIFSIGLFVMVYGVGMAGILEFLRLNIHTLVNLDRFTSMLGIAVGSSIGSALINNLPMVMLGDLALRDFGADVGLVYSHLLGCNIGSKLTPIGSLATLLWLVSLKSRGVNIKLLDYFKLSFIFSFGVLIAAVCGLWIGEKLDI is encoded by the coding sequence ATGATCTACACTAGAGCGTTTAGCGTGCCTGTGTGGGCTAGTGCGGCTCTTGGGGGATTTGCTACGCTGATATTTGGCGTGATTACTTTAGCAGATGCTTTGAAGGTCCTAGCGATGGTGTGGGACTCTACTTTTGTATTAGTAGGGCTTATTATCATCGCTATGGCGTTAGAAAAGATGGGCTTTTTTGATACCTTAGCTAGTAAGATTATACTATCTTGTGCTAGATATAGTGATGGTTATAGGATTAATACGCTTAAATTTTTTGCTATTATGATGGTTTTTGGGCTGTTTGTGGCTACATTTTTAGCAAATGATGGGGCGATTTTGGTGCTTACACCACTGATGTTTGCTATATTTTCTAAGACAAATCAAGAATTTAACTCTCCTTTGGTGGCATTTTTAATATTTTTTGGATTTTTAAGCGATTTTGGCTCAAATGGCTTAATCATCTCAAACCTTACAAATATCATCACCGCTAAGCTTTTTAATATCTCTTTTGGTGAGTATTTTGGCTCTATGATTTTGGCTCAATGCTTTGCTTTTATAGCTGCGTGTGTGATATTTTGGGCTATTTTGATTAGGAAGTTACCTAAGGTTTTAAAGTTTCATTTACCAAGTAGGCAAATGGGTAAATTTGATTTTATAATCACTTTTGGGTTATTGATTTCTTTGCCTTTTGGGAGTGCGATTTTTGGGGCGATGGGGCTGCCTATTAGTGGATTTATATTGATTGTAGCGGTGATTGCTATAATGATGCAAAAGAGTGGTAAATTCGAGCTTTTTAGCAAGGCTCCATTTGGGGTAGTGATTTTTAGCATTGGGCTTTTTGTGATGGTTTATGGCGTGGGAATGGCTGGAATTTTAGAGTTTTTACGCTTAAATATCCATACTCTTGTAAATTTGGATAGATTTACCTCTATGCTTGGCATAGCAGTTGGATCTAGTATTGGCTCAGCGCTTATAAATAATCTTCCTATGGTTATGCTAGGGGATTTGGCACTTAGGGATTTTGGGGCGGATGTGGGGCTTGTGTATTCCCATCTTTTAGGGTGCAATATCGGCTCTAAGCTCACTCCCATTGGCTCTTTAGCGACACTTTTATGGCTTGTTAGTTTAAAATCGCGTGGAGTAAATATCAAACTTTTAGATTATTTTAAGCTATCATTTATATTTAGTTTTGGTGTGCTTATAGCTGCGGTTTGTGGGCTATGGATTGGAGAGAAGCTTGACATTTAA
- a CDS encoding CatB-related O-acetyltransferase has translation MDTISTSSFIYNPTFYIFKDASIRQIGKSYTHTPCHHLVSPSPLTIFENDVYVCTNALLKPGITLHTGCVVAQNAIVTKDVPPYAIVGGSPAKILKYRFDEPTRNRLLKLKWWEYHFADFDGIDAMKDINYYLDELESRIQNQTIKPFYPRKMQFEELIQISKQPVSVVKPQTTPQPPQEPSLQDQIISLKEQISKKDNEIKALQTSYQKAANFKNHLSYKLGNSLIKAHKSWYKGGYIKFIFEAIKIKNKHKN, from the coding sequence TTGGATACTATTTCAACTTCATCTTTTATATATAATCCAACTTTTTATATTTTTAAAGATGCAAGCATAAGACAAATTGGCAAATCTTATACACATACCCCATGTCATCACTTAGTTTCACCATCGCCACTAACAATATTTGAAAATGATGTATATGTATGCACAAACGCTCTTTTAAAGCCAGGAATTACTCTACATACAGGATGCGTAGTAGCTCAAAATGCCATCGTTACAAAAGATGTACCGCCATATGCTATAGTAGGCGGAAGCCCAGCTAAAATACTAAAATACCGCTTTGACGAGCCAACAAGAAATAGGCTTTTAAAATTAAAATGGTGGGAGTATCATTTTGCAGATTTTGATGGTATAGATGCAATGAAAGATATAAATTATTATTTAGATGAGCTAGAGAGTAGAATTCAAAACCAAACTATAAAGCCATTTTATCCCAGAAAAATGCAGTTTGAAGAGCTAATACAAATAAGCAAACAGCCAGTATCTGTAGTAAAACCACAAACCACGCCACAACCACCACAAGAGCCATCTTTACAAGATCAGATAATTTCTCTCAAAGAGCAGATATCTAAAAAAGATAATGAGATTAAAGCCTTACAAACTAGCTACCAAAAAGCAGCAAATTTCAAAAATCATCTAAGCTATAAACTAGGCAACTCCTTAATCAAGGCACACAAAAGTTGGTATAAGGGCGGATATATTAAATTCATATTTGAAGCGATAAAGATAAAAAATAAGCATAAGAATTAA
- a CDS encoding TrbM/KikA/MpfK family conjugal transfer protein, giving the protein MISSLFVTNLNALTGDRKTACEVLLCLSSGTRPSECNPPLARFFCY; this is encoded by the coding sequence ATGATAAGTTCATTATTTGTTACAAATTTAAATGCCTTAACTGGCGATAGAAAAACAGCTTGCGAAGTGTTGCTTTGCCTCTCAAGCGGAACACGCCCTAGTGAATGCAATCCACCACTTGCTAGATTTTTTTGCTATTAA
- a CDS encoding autotransporter outer membrane beta-barrel domain-containing protein — MKLSLIASSAIISLGLVSNANAKYIYPNQGDLEDYFDVRIANDTASMTIKDTYTNEALNIQSNVNDFVVDKINKENTFTYINVGTHSLDIENIRDSELADTASRMYNANLSASNVNLKDMSLEYYKNANSINANVKISNDPQSNTSNSSILVISSLSNDSSNASLNIAGALEASKTKFEGAATNGNLNFNVGNKANITDSRFLVLNRDLGNLALNKFTFMSAENFNEDITTKNTAGASFFKRIDEVFSKELADKFSSITNGSYLTRMDLKDLVEYKLSVEKDGNKEYLIISGGPTSKINSIKAILETEKEYLNAVIKDYDLEENAKFNPVMKDSLENLKTQIANKDNLISKINSSGGDESKLSTQEKMEAIGIEITQTSKFIFEKVSSLQTRQANGYKLLLTTGVVGGANNTKKISNSMQTSGNIDESKNIFDSLVASNIDPSIGVKAITDENFFKNVRDSSKGNINILNTGSSINSAINISNDMSINKRVASINNPYNSVKFANILKSTLLANSANVASDAIYDYYGVSSYDNSVWANTFGGVNIIDGNSGGLYGISVGADRQFNDNLLLGVYATYANSNIKDKLNEQEVNNYQIGIYSSYRFDSYEINSKLYGQIGDTKQDISLAGNVNSSNFNRKFAGFSSNIGKIFSVSNDLFLKPFVGANYYYSYTPNYTESGALSRKVRSNTNNSVSLELGLESRKYFSQDSYLFIAPKIEQYIINNGDDYIANFMGSNTAFSIKGDDKKKTYGQLIIGGNVALNDRLSLDAGVGAKQILAGKVDSKNETYLSGNIEVKYKF, encoded by the coding sequence ATGAAATTATCACTTATTGCATCAAGTGCAATAATCAGTTTAGGATTGGTAAGCAATGCTAATGCTAAATACATATATCCAAATCAAGGTGATTTGGAAGATTACTTTGATGTGCGTATAGCTAATGATACCGCAAGTATGACGATAAAGGATACTTATACAAACGAAGCGTTAAATATCCAAAGCAATGTAAATGATTTTGTCGTAGATAAAATAAATAAAGAAAATACATTTACATATATCAATGTAGGCACTCACTCACTTGATATAGAAAACATACGAGATAGTGAGCTAGCAGATACAGCATCTAGAATGTATAATGCAAACCTTAGCGCTTCTAATGTCAATTTAAAAGATATGAGTTTGGAGTATTATAAAAATGCAAATTCAATAAATGCAAATGTGAAAATAAGTAACGATCCGCAATCCAATACTTCAAACTCCTCTATTTTAGTCATAAGTAGCTTGTCAAATGACAGCTCTAATGCTTCCTTAAACATAGCTGGAGCTTTAGAGGCTAGTAAAACTAAATTTGAAGGAGCAGCTACTAATGGAAATTTGAACTTTAATGTTGGAAATAAAGCAAATATCACAGATTCTAGATTTTTAGTGCTAAATAGGGATTTAGGCAATCTAGCATTAAATAAATTTACATTTATGAGTGCAGAAAACTTCAATGAAGATATAACCACCAAAAATACAGCTGGAGCTAGCTTTTTTAAGAGAATTGATGAAGTTTTTAGTAAAGAACTCGCAGATAAATTCTCATCAATAACAAATGGTAGCTACCTTACTAGAATGGATTTAAAAGACTTAGTAGAGTATAAACTAAGCGTAGAAAAAGATGGAAATAAAGAGTATCTTATCATTAGTGGTGGTCCAACTAGCAAAATAAATAGCATAAAAGCCATACTTGAAACTGAAAAAGAGTATCTAAATGCTGTGATTAAAGACTATGATTTAGAAGAAAATGCCAAATTCAATCCAGTTATGAAAGATAGCTTAGAAAACCTAAAAACACAAATTGCCAATAAAGATAATCTTATTTCTAAGATAAATAGTAGCGGTGGTGATGAAAGCAAGCTAAGCACACAAGAAAAGATGGAAGCGATCGGAATTGAGATTACTCAAACTTCTAAATTTATATTTGAAAAAGTATCTAGCCTACAAACTAGACAAGCAAATGGCTATAAACTACTTCTTACCACAGGAGTAGTTGGCGGAGCGAACAATACTAAAAAAATATCTAACTCTATGCAAACATCAGGAAATATAGATGAGTCCAAAAATATATTTGATAGCCTAGTAGCTTCTAATATCGACCCTTCGATCGGCGTAAAAGCAATTACAGATGAAAACTTCTTTAAAAATGTTAGAGATAGCTCTAAAGGCAATATAAATATCTTAAATACTGGAAGTAGCATAAATAGTGCTATTAATATATCAAATGATATGAGTATAAACAAAAGAGTAGCAAGTATAAATAACCCTTATAATAGCGTAAAATTTGCTAATATACTTAAATCTACTCTTTTAGCAAATAGTGCAAATGTAGCAAGCGATGCTATCTATGACTACTATGGGGTAAGCAGCTATGACAATAGCGTATGGGCAAATACATTTGGCGGTGTAAATATCATAGATGGAAATAGCGGTGGACTATATGGTATTAGCGTAGGTGCTGATAGACAATTTAATGATAATTTGCTTCTTGGTGTATATGCTACTTATGCAAACTCAAATATCAAAGATAAGCTAAACGAGCAAGAAGTAAATAACTATCAAATAGGTATTTATAGCTCTTATAGATTTGACTCTTATGAGATAAACTCTAAGCTTTATGGGCAAATAGGGGATACAAAACAAGATATAAGCTTAGCTGGAAATGTAAATAGCTCAAATTTTAATAGAAAATTTGCTGGATTTAGCTCCAATATCGGCAAGATCTTTAGCGTAAGCAACGATCTATTTTTAAAACCTTTTGTAGGAGCAAACTACTACTATAGCTATACGCCTAACTACACAGAATCTGGTGCTTTATCAAGAAAGGTAAGATCTAATACTAATAACTCTGTTAGTTTAGAGCTTGGTCTAGAGAGTAGAAAATACTTTAGCCAAGACTCATATCTATTTATCGCACCTAAAATAGAGCAATATATAATCAATAATGGCGATGACTACATAGCAAACTTTATGGGCTCAAATACTGCATTTTCTATCAAAGGAGATGATAAGAAAAAGACTTATGGACAATTAATCATAGGCGGAAATGTCGCTTTAAATGATAGACTAAGTTTAGATGCTGGAGTTGGAGCTAAGCAAATTTTAGCCGGAAAAGTAGATTCTAAAAATGAAACCTATCTAAGCGGTAATATAGAGGTTAAATATAAATTTTAA
- a CDS encoding cysteine permease — MIKFTLASNNFLDEYVLNCEFSHICKISNGAYKFWKEVVAASYQNSRTVFLHKKSIPSKYQYAIKSCTSLDGFVLASAFCSFTGVASSHLTISNGSNLINLLEIKMVDKFKFVNLKKLYDDLGLPYSAHIYIEKCKYFSPTPFEKRIKITDTLCLGYY, encoded by the coding sequence GTGATTAAATTTACCTTGGCATCTAATAATTTTTTAGATGAGTATGTGTTGAATTGCGAATTTTCTCATATTTGTAAAATTTCAAATGGTGCTTATAAATTTTGGAAAGAAGTGGTCGCGGCTTCATATCAAAACTCTCGCACTGTATTTTTGCATAAAAAATCAATTCCATCAAAGTATCAATATGCCATAAAATCCTGCACAAGTCTAGATGGTTTTGTGCTAGCAAGTGCATTTTGCTCATTTACTGGCGTGGCTAGTTCGCATTTGACTATTTCAAATGGCTCAAATTTAATTAATTTACTTGAGATTAAGATGGTTGATAAGTTTAAATTTGTCAATCTTAAAAAGCTTTATGATGACCTTGGGTTGCCATATTCAGCTCATATATATATAGAAAAATGTAAATATTTTTCGCCAACACCATTTGAAAAGCGTATCAAAATCACAGATACGCTCTGTCTTGGATATTATTAA
- a CDS encoding NAD(P)-dependent alcohol dehydrogenase yields MSSVFVGKIPAKGYAMLSKDSKFTPFEFTRHSLGDGDILIEILYSGICHSDIHTAKDEWGGTMYPCVPGHEIAGRVVAVGKNVSKFKIGDYAGVGCMVNSCGECEACLASKEQFCQSGKTVYTYNSTDYFHNNENTYGGYSNNIVVSEKFAIKVPKNAPLDKVAPLLCAGITTYSPLKFSKIKAGDKVGVAGFGGLGMMALKYAVKMGAEVSVFARNDKKKSQALELGATNFYTSTDQNQIKERFNLIISTIPTSYNIGDYIDLLKFGGELAIVGLPPYEIAPSISVIELVHKAGKKVYGSLIGGISETQEMMDFSLENEIYPETILISPSQIDEVYEKLTNGSGEFRYVIDMKV; encoded by the coding sequence ATGAGCAGTGTTTTTGTAGGTAAAATCCCAGCTAAGGGCTATGCGATGCTATCTAAGGATTCTAAATTTACCCCTTTTGAATTTACTCGCCATAGCCTGGGTGATGGGGATATTTTGATTGAAATTTTGTATTCTGGTATATGCCATAGTGATATACACACGGCCAAAGATGAGTGGGGTGGTACTATGTATCCGTGCGTTCCAGGGCATGAGATAGCTGGACGAGTAGTCGCAGTTGGTAAAAATGTGAGCAAATTTAAAATTGGCGATTATGCTGGTGTTGGCTGTATGGTAAATAGCTGTGGGGAGTGTGAGGCGTGCCTGGCTAGCAAGGAGCAGTTTTGTCAAAGTGGTAAGACGGTTTATACCTATAATTCTACTGATTATTTCCACAATAATGAAAACACATATGGCGGATACTCTAATAATATAGTTGTGAGTGAAAAATTTGCCATTAAAGTGCCTAAAAATGCTCCTTTGGATAAGGTTGCTCCTTTATTGTGCGCAGGGATTACGACATATTCGCCGCTTAAATTTTCTAAGATAAAAGCTGGGGATAAGGTAGGTGTGGCTGGATTTGGCGGTCTTGGAATGATGGCTTTAAAATACGCTGTTAAAATGGGTGCTGAAGTTAGTGTATTTGCTAGAAATGATAAGAAAAAATCTCAAGCCTTAGAGCTTGGCGCTACAAATTTTTATACTTCAACAGACCAAAATCAGATAAAAGAGCGATTTAATCTCATCATCTCTACTATTCCAACTTCATATAATATAGGAGATTATATAGATCTGCTTAAATTTGGCGGAGAGTTGGCTATTGTAGGACTTCCGCCTTATGAGATAGCACCTAGTATAAGCGTTATTGAGCTAGTGCATAAAGCTGGTAAGAAGGTCTATGGCTCACTAATTGGTGGGATTAGCGAGACTCAAGAGATGATGGATTTTTCGCTTGAAAATGAAATTTACCCTGAGACTATTTTGATTAGTCCATCGCAAATCGATGAAGTGTATGAGAAGCTGACAAACGGCTCTGGAGAGTTTCGCTATGTGATTGATATGAAGGTTTAA